CAGTAAATGCGCAATACATTGCATACTCTATTGGACCATATGGTATATCAGCCAACATAAGCTTTCTTCTTTATCAGCATTTGCCTGATTACGCCAATAATGGAGGCTGATATTATCCTAGCACATTTTTTCATATCCAACTTGAAATAAGCCAAGAAATGTTTCTGTGTTCAAATGTTCTTAATGCTCATGAAAATAAAATGAGGAAAAtttcaggttcaaaacaagtcaagctcaataaacagcatttgatGCAAtgatgattacaacaaaaaataattttggcttgtccctctttttctgtaaaaaagcaaaaatcgaggttacaatgagacacttacaatggaagcgaattggggccaatctgtaaactttaaaatactcactgtttcaaaagtatagccacaaaacgtaaatgATATGCATGGTAACATGATTTAGTttggataaaatcacttactaaccttttctgtttgaagttatatacagtaaaatgttttgcttttttaaaatgataagcttcacatttctgtaaaccctctaaaaattggctcccattcacttccattgtaagttgagggacaagtcgaaataattttttgtggtaatcaacattatgtcacaaatgctgtcaactgagcttaacttgtgttgaacattTAATGACTGGTGCACATGACAATATGTCGGAGTTTTAAAAGTTATTGTTGAGTCTATCATCAGTTGTGTCCTGCAGGTAAGGAGTTATTTCAGTCATGTCTAGGTCATCATTCTGGGACGGGTTACTCTTCAAACCACCATCCTGTTCTCTACTACAGTTCCAGCCTGGACCGCTGTGATAATCCACAGATTATGACACAGATTGTgttcaaaagcttttttacttCTACTATAAACCACATATACATCCCAAAACCTCTTTGCACCACACTTAACCTTTTAGATACTTTTATTTTAGGCTTTTCCTTTGTCTTAGCCTCTCATTGATGGACAGTTTTGAGTCTCAGTTTAAGTGTCATTATCAGCGCCTGGTTCTGCCTAATGGGACGGAGTCGTTGGCCTGCTTTGGGTCCAGAAATGGAGAGAGTGGATATTTGCAGCTCGACACTCAGCCAAGACCTGTAAGAGCCAAACATGCACATATACAGAGACACAGGAGGCTTCAAGATATTGTGCCATGTCACTTTACCCTGGTACTTAGAGAGCAGTTTCCTGTTAAACTGAGTAAAAGGCACTTACATACCTCAACGTCTCAGAGTTTTAGGTAAGTAAATGTTCTCTAACGGTGACgtgtcattttttcaatgttaaaataccttGTTTTTAGTTGGACCTCGAGAGGAGAGTGGATATACCAAGAGAACAAGTCTGCAACCAAACACTTTCCTACCTCAGCACATTAACGTGTGTGTTTCTGTGCACAGAATCTGTTGGCAGAGTCATGACATAGTCACAATCAAATCCTTTTTTCCAGTGGTGACCCTGCTCTAATTGGGCAGGTCGACTCTTGtaagacactgaaaagtgtgatgAGGACTGACTTCCTGCCCGGATCTTTCTTACAGGTGGTCCATCAGTTCCTCTTGCCCTCTGCTATTACTCTGTCCAACAATCTATCAACGTTTTTCATGTGATTTTTAGAAAGTGTGTCCATTTTATGAGGCTTGGAgcctatttaaaacattaatgctCAGATTTTTTTATCAGTAGAGGACacaggggctagttgtcactttttactccagtgaatttTTCTCAGAGTAGGTTTATATTTGAAGATCAGTTTGTCTTTTTGTAAATACCTTGAAGTCTTGGCTGCAAGAAAACTACTGGACGTTTTTACCATTTTTGCCCATGAAAGAAAAGATATAGTTCATTTAACACACTTTgagcttttgtgacaacttgccccaatagcggggcatgttgtcacagacATAGTTAATTGAACAGACTTTGagcttttgtgacaactttcccgaatagcggggcatgttgtcactatatggggcaagttgtcacaatggaacttcCCACTAAATCAATAGTGTAGGTATGATGTGAACATTTGAGGTTGACAGGGAAAGTGTCCCCACCATCATAACTATCAAAACAAAATCTACGCCTCTCTTTAAATCCATTCCTGCATGAAACAGCCAATTGTAAGTTTTTCAAGTTAAAGAGTAAAACAATTGTGAAGAACAAAATGATTCATTAAACAAGATTGGAAAaggtaatgtacaaaaatatcaaaaccttGTTTTGGCCAATCATATATTgtaattgtatacatttatgacattAGAAACACGTGACAACCTGATTTTCATTTGAATTAAAATACCTTTGTCCGAAGAGCCCATTTAAACCTTTCAGTAAAAATCCTCCTTCATAAATAGTTGACTCCAATAGTTGAATGCCAGAGTGGTTTgattttatttgcttgtttactcatgctataacaaaaatatgatgatagtgaaaatttactttggagggtagaattcacaCAAATCATTCTAATttactaggtgtttgaaaccaacatacaaaaacccttttagagaaaacacacatttatgtAATTGCACTTTAGACTCCAAATCTtattgttactgagatatagcccttgtgacaacttcttCATGGGACAAGTCCCGGTCTCCCCTATATGGAAATTCCTATGAAAACCTATGCAAAGATTAAGTTCCCACTGACAATGTAAGCTGCTGAGTGTATTTGTAAATAAACACCTAAAAATGGCAGCAAAATTAAACACCACTAAATAACACACCATCCATCAAGTTGTCAAAAGCTCTTCCAAAggctgttttttatatatatatatatctgtagtCACCCAAAAAATATTGGGAAAAGACTTGAGACTTCTGCAACTTTAGTTGCCTGT
This genomic window from Myxocyprinus asiaticus isolate MX2 ecotype Aquarium Trade chromosome 48, UBuf_Myxa_2, whole genome shotgun sequence contains:
- the LOC127437614 gene encoding protein phosphatase 1 regulatory subunit 32-like, with the translated sequence MRSEDPVHKTLKRSRGPIKTERMGKELFQSCLGHHSGTGYSSNHHPVLYYSSSLDRCDNPQIMTQIVLSLMDSFESQFKCHYQRLVLPNGTESLACFGSRNGESGYLQLDTQPRPVRAKHAHIQRHRRLQDIVPCHFTLVLREQFPVKLIGPREESGYTKRTSLQPNTFLPQHINVDSCKTLKSVMRTDFLPGSFLQGNEALPKHASQALRETGFTRDTQKPLASSASLQSNLNEDSRLKNRPAIASWSVQPVCSSGFVLNAPNITRLSHTPADPQHFLTHYQSFVSIRKQNG